In Dysidea avara chromosome 3, odDysAvar1.4, whole genome shotgun sequence, a single window of DNA contains:
- the LOC136250486 gene encoding histone H3.3A has protein sequence MARTKQTARKSTGGKAPRKQLATKAARKSAPSTGGVKKPHRYRPGTVALREIRRYQKSTELLIRKLPFQRLVREIAQDFKTDLRFQSAAIGALQEASEAYLVGLFEDTNLCAIHAKRVTIMPKDIQLARRIRGERA, from the exons ATGGCCCGTACGAAGCAGACAGCAAGGAAGTCAACCGGAGGAAAGGCCCCAAGAAAACAGTTGGCAACAAAAGCCGCCCGAAAGAGCGCTCCTTCAACTGGTGGTGTTAAGAAACCTCATAGGTATAGGCCGGGTACTGTCGCTCTGAGAGAAATTAGAAGATACCAAAAGTCAACTGAACTTCTAATCAGAAAACTGCCCTTTCAAAGACTAGTGAGAGAAATCGCACAGGACTTTAAAACTGATTTGAGATTTCAAAGTGCAGCTATTGGCGCTCTTCAG GAAGCTTCAGAAGCCTATTTGGTTGGACTTTTTGAGGATACAAACTTGTGTGCAATTCATGCGAAACGTGTGACGATAATGCCAAAAGATATTCAACTTGCCAGGAGAATAAGAGGAGAGAGGGCTTAA